TAAAATGAACCTGACCAACCTGTCAATATCTGAGTTACTCAAGCTACAATCTGCCGCGATAGATGAGCTTAAAAATCGTGGCGTGCTTAGAACAAAAAATAATCCTGTCGGGGATTACGCCGAATGGTTGGTCTCGTCCGCCTTTGAACTAACTCTTGCAAATAATTCAGCAGCAGGCCACGACGCCGAATCCACAGATGGGAGAAGAATTCAAATCAAATCACGCCGAATAACCGCACATAACCGTTCAAAGCAGTTAGGCGTCATTCGAAATCTCGATAAAAATGACTTTGATGAACTCATAGCTGTTATTTTCAATGAGTCGTATGAAGTCATTGAAGCGTATTCAATTCAACACTCTGCGATTTCAAAGTATAGCGTGCACAGATCACATGTTAACGGCCACATTTTGCACCTGCGTGGAGCTTTGCTGTTAGATAACAGAGTTCTGAATATTAGTGACAAGTTGAAGTCTTCTAACAATACGCTCAACTCGCTCATTTCACTCCCAGGGGGCGGCGAAGCAGATCCCTTAGCTTAATCGTTAGGCATCAGAGTCTTAAAAATGGAATTCACCGACCCACGACTGATTTGGGGACAGATTTATTTTGCGCTTCCCCCCCAACAATGCCGGACGATCACCAGCCCCTCGACCTCTTCCGGAACCCGAAAGTAGCGGGTGATCACATCAAACTCTGCATCAGTCGCCGCGAAGTCATGCTCGCCCCGCACATTGCGAGCATGCAGTCTGGCTCGGCAAGTGTCGTCATCGACATCCAGATAATGCAGGCAGTGCGGCGATTGAACTGCGTCCGCCAGCCCTCGCAGCCATTCACGATCCGCAACAGTGTTCGCCGGGAAGTCCAGAGCCACATCAATCCCTGCCCCCAGCAGATCGACAACCAAAGGCCCCAAAACATCGCGAATGCGTTTTGCACAGCGCACGTAATCCGCCACTGACTGCACTTCGCCGGGGTAAAGCCTGGAAACCCAGTGATCCTCACTCAAAAGAATCGCGCTGTGCTCGGTTGCCAGTGACTTCGCGAGTGTTGATTTGCCGGAGGCAATTTTGCCGCACATCAGGTGCAAGGTTGGTTTGGACATGCAGATTTTCCTTATCTCTGAACATGTTTAGTAGCAGGCAGGTGCTGGCACTATCGGCAATTAGAGGGCGCACGGATTGAACTCACCGTACGCCCTTCCCTTTCAGACAGGATCCATCGCCTCGACCACGCCCTTGTCCTCACCCAGAAAACCGCCGCTCTGATGCTGCCAAAGCCGCGCATACACGCCGTTCCGCTCAAGTAATTCGCTGTGCGTGCCCTGCTCGATGATGCGTCCTTCGTCCATGACAATGAGTCGGTCCATTGCCGCAATCGTCGACAACCGATGAGCGATCGCAATCACGGTCTTGCCCTGCATCATTTCATCGAGGCTTTCCTGGATCGCCACTTCAACTTCCGAGTCGAGCGCGCTGGTGGCCTCGTCCAGCAACAGAATCGGCGCGTTCTTGAGCATCACCCGGGCAATCGCAACACGTTGACGCTGGCCGCCTGACAACTTGATGCCACGCTCACCCACTAGCGTGTCGTAACCGCTATGACCTTGGCGGTCGCTGAGTTGGCTGATGAACTCATCGGCCTGGGCGCTGGCCGCAGCGCTGCGCACTTGCGCGTCGGTGGCATCGGGACGACCGTAGGCGATGTTGTCGCGAATCGAACGATGCAGCAGCGAGGTGTCCTGCGTGACCATGCCGATGGCGCTGCGCAGGCTGTCTTGCGTTACGTGCGCGATGTTTTGGCCATCGATGCGAATCTCGCCGCTGTCGACGTCATAGAAGCG
The sequence above is drawn from the Pseudomonas sp. FP2196 genome and encodes:
- a CDS encoding ATP-binding protein: MSKPTLHLMCGKIASGKSTLAKSLATEHSAILLSEDHWVSRLYPGEVQSVADYVRCAKRIRDVLGPLVVDLLGAGIDVALDFPANTVADREWLRGLADAVQSPHCLHYLDVDDDTCRARLHARNVRGEHDFAATDAEFDVITRYFRVPEEVEGLVIVRHCWGGSAK